The Candidatus Roseilinea sp. genome contains a region encoding:
- a CDS encoding coproporphyrinogen III oxidase, translating into MNTGIYLHIPFCRARCSYCDFNTYVGLDALFEPYVRALRQEILAQGAGRAEGGPMRAPAHTIFVGGGTPSLLRPDQIGSLIRACREAFNLPERCEITTECNPGTVSMDYLRALRAEGVNRLSFGAQSANPDELRLLGREHGWDEVHTAIAAARAAGFDNINLDLIFGLPNQSLQSWQRTVEAALALDPDHLSLYALTIEVGTPMHDWTRRGELPLPDPDLAADMYEFAERALDQAGFEHYEISNWCKPGRACAHNLIYWRNEPYHGFGAGAHGSTIRRRYWKVKRPADYIARIAQGAPVELGSEDVDEPTSRGETMMLGLRLLHEGVDQARFAERYGAPVAHFYARALEQGVAQGLLEVTDERIRLTERGRFVSNQAMRLFL; encoded by the coding sequence ATGAACACCGGCATCTACCTGCACATCCCGTTTTGCCGCGCGCGCTGCAGCTACTGCGATTTCAACACCTACGTCGGCCTGGACGCGCTGTTCGAGCCGTACGTCCGCGCGCTGCGGCAGGAGATCCTGGCACAAGGTGCCGGGCGGGCGGAAGGCGGGCCGATGCGCGCGCCGGCCCATACGATCTTCGTCGGCGGCGGCACGCCTTCGCTCTTGCGCCCCGACCAAATCGGCTCGCTCATCCGCGCCTGCCGCGAGGCGTTCAACCTGCCCGAGCGGTGCGAGATTACCACGGAGTGCAATCCCGGCACAGTCAGCATGGACTATCTGCGCGCCCTGCGCGCCGAAGGCGTCAACCGCCTGAGCTTCGGCGCGCAGAGCGCCAACCCGGACGAGCTGCGTTTGCTCGGCCGCGAGCACGGCTGGGACGAGGTGCACACGGCGATTGCGGCTGCGCGCGCAGCCGGCTTCGACAACATCAACCTCGACCTGATCTTCGGCTTGCCCAACCAGTCGCTCCAGTCCTGGCAGCGGACAGTGGAAGCTGCGCTTGCACTCGACCCAGATCACCTCTCCCTGTATGCCTTGACCATCGAGGTAGGCACGCCGATGCACGACTGGACGCGCCGCGGCGAGCTGCCTCTGCCCGATCCAGACCTGGCCGCCGATATGTATGAGTTCGCCGAGCGCGCGCTGGACCAGGCAGGCTTTGAGCACTACGAGATCTCGAACTGGTGCAAACCCGGCCGCGCATGCGCGCATAACCTGATCTACTGGCGCAACGAGCCTTATCACGGCTTCGGCGCAGGCGCGCATGGCTCGACGATCCGACGACGCTACTGGAAAGTCAAGCGGCCGGCCGACTACATCGCGCGCATCGCACAAGGCGCACCAGTTGAGCTGGGCAGCGAAGACGTTGACGAACCCACCTCGCGCGGCGAGACGATGATGCTGGGATTACGGCTGTTGCACGAAGGCGTGGATCAGGCGCGCTTCGCCGAACGCTACGGCGCGCCGGTCGCCCATTTCTACGCGCGCGCGCTGGAGCAGGGCGTCGCACAGGGATTGCTGGAAGTCACCGATGAACGCATTCGGCTGACAGAGCGCGGGCGATTCGTCAGCAACCAGGCCATGCGCCTGTTCCTATAG
- a CDS encoding methyltransferase: MRQIKTELLHGDCLEVLRSFADDSFDLIITSPPYADSRAKTYGGIHPDAYVDWFLPRAEQFMRVLKPSGTFILNIKEKVVNGERHTYVLELILALRRQGWLWTEEYIWHKKNCYPGKWPNRFRDAWERCLQFNKAKKFKMFQDAVRVPMGGWAETRLKSLGKNDVVRFDSRVGSGFGKNIANWLGRDLAYPTNVLHLATETGNKNHSASFPLALPAWFIKLFTEEGDWVLDPFVGSGTTCEAAQNLARDSVGIDIKQEYVDLARSRLSSVKSMRFEPGEQYVANNGRSARRLHRSKHS; the protein is encoded by the coding sequence ATGCGCCAAATCAAGACCGAACTGCTTCACGGCGACTGTCTTGAGGTGCTGAGATCATTCGCCGACGACTCATTCGATCTGATCATCACCTCGCCGCCATACGCGGACAGCCGGGCGAAGACATACGGCGGCATTCATCCCGACGCGTATGTGGACTGGTTTCTCCCGCGCGCCGAACAGTTCATGCGCGTGTTGAAACCCAGCGGCACGTTCATATTAAACATCAAAGAGAAGGTGGTGAACGGTGAGCGGCATACCTACGTGCTGGAACTCATCCTGGCGTTGCGCCGGCAAGGCTGGCTTTGGACCGAGGAATACATCTGGCACAAGAAGAACTGCTACCCCGGCAAATGGCCGAACCGATTCCGCGATGCCTGGGAGCGCTGCCTCCAATTCAACAAGGCCAAGAAGTTCAAGATGTTTCAGGACGCCGTGCGCGTCCCTATGGGAGGCTGGGCGGAGACGCGACTGAAGTCGCTTGGCAAAAACGACGTGGTTCGCTTCGACTCGCGCGTGGGCAGCGGTTTCGGCAAGAACATCGCCAACTGGCTCGGTCGCGACCTCGCTTACCCGACCAACGTGCTTCATCTCGCCACGGAAACGGGGAATAAGAATCACAGCGCTTCTTTCCCTCTTGCCCTACCTGCATGGTTCATCAAGCTCTTCACCGAGGAAGGCGACTGGGTGCTCGACCCTTTCGTTGGTTCAGGCACCACATGCGAAGCCGCGCAAAACCTCGCGCGCGACTCGGTCGGCATTGATATCAAGCAAGAGTATGTGGATCTGGCGCGTTCGCGCCTCAGTTCGGTCAAATCAATGCGCTTCGAGCCGGGTGAACAGTATGTCGCCAATAACGGAAGATCAGCTCGCCGCTTACATCGTTCCAAACATTCGTAA